The Pan paniscus chromosome 3, NHGRI_mPanPan1-v2.0_pri, whole genome shotgun sequence genome includes a window with the following:
- the TIGD4 gene encoding tigger transposable element-derived protein 4, producing MAEASVDASTLPVTVKKKKSLSIEEKIDIINAVESGKKKAEIAAEYGIKKNSLSSIMKNKDKVLEAFESLRFDPKRKRLRTAFYTDLEEALMRWYRIAQCLNVPVNGPMLRLKANDFAQKLGHNDFKCSNGWLDRFKSRYGLVFRAQPVEATGVPVDPSTVWYQNVLPYYLNDYHPKNVFNIKETGLLYRMLPTNTFAFKGETCSVGKLCKDRITLVVGTNMDGSEKLPLLVIGKKRNPHCFKGLKSLPVCYEANRMAWMTSDVFEQWMRKLDEKFQVQQRRVVIFVESFPAHPEVKNLKSIELAFFPSCLSSKCIAMKQGIIKSLKIKYRHCLIKKFLSSVEGSKEFTFSLLDAVDTLHLCWRAVTPETIVKSYEEAGFKSQKGESDITNAEKDTGLDLVADALGAGVEFPEGLSIEEYAALDDDLETCEAAPNGDSVCTKESKSDETGFYTSDEEDDDGSPGTELPLPSKSEAITALDTLKKFLRSQDMNDGLQNSLADLENFINSLSPK from the coding sequence ATGGCAGAAGCTTCTGTAGATGCCTCAACTCTGCCTGTAacagtgaagaaaaagaaaagcctatcCATTGAGGAAAAGATCGACATCATAAATGCAGTGGAAAGTGGCAAGAAAAAAGCAGAGATTGCTGCTGAAtatggaataaagaaaaattcattgTCTTCTATTATGAAGAATAAAGACAAAGTTCTAGAAGCCTTTGAATCTCTAAGATTTGATccaaagagaaaaagactgaGAACTGCTTTTTACACAGATCTGGAAGAGGCATTAATGAGGTGGTATCGAATTGCTCAGTGTCTAAATGTACCAGTTAATGGTCCGATGTTACGTCTAAAAGCTAATGATTTTGCCCAGAAACTGGGCCATAATGATTTTAAGTGCAGTAATGGTTGGCTGGATCGTTTTAAATCCAGGTATGGTTTAGTATTCAGAGCTCAACCTGTAGAAGCTACAGGTGTACCAGTAGACCCTTCGACTGTCTGGTACCAAAATGTACTTCCTTATTATTTAAATGATTATCatcctaaaaatgtttttaatataaaagagaCTGGGCTGCTTTATCGAATGTTACCTACCAATACATTTGCATTTAAAGGCGAAACATGTTCAGTTGGAAAGTTATGCAAAGACAGAATAACTCTGGTGGTTGGCACAAACATGGATGGCTCAGAGAAACTTCCTTTGCTTGTCattggaaaaaagagaaatccaCATTGTTTCAAAGGTTTAAAATCATTGCCTGTGTGTTATGAAGCTAACAGAATGGCATGGATGACCTCCGATGTATTTGAACAATGGATGCGAAAGCTTGATGAGAAATTTCAAGTCCAGCAACGAAGAGTGGTGATTTTTGTTGAGTCTTTTCCAGCACATCCAGAGGTAAAGAACCTAAAATCCATTGAGTTAGCATTCTTTCCATCATGTTTATCTTCCAAATGTATAGCTATGAAACAAGGCATTATTAAAAGCCTTAAAATCAAATATCGACACTGTCTtatcaagaaatttttaagcTCTGTTGAAGGTAGCaaagaatttacattttcactaCTAGATGCAGTTGATACATTGCATCTTTGCTGGAGGGCTGTAACCCCAGAGACTATTGTTAAAAGCTATGAAGAGGCAGGATTCAAATCTCAAAAGGGAGAAAGTGACATAACAAATGCAGAGAAGGATACTGGTCTGGATTTGGTTGCTGATGCTCTGGGGGCAGGAGTAGAATTTCCTGAAGGTTTATCTATAGAAGAATATGCTGCCCTGGATGATGATTTGGAGACATGTGAAGCAGCACCAAATGGTGATTCCGTATGCACCAAAGAAAGCAAATCGGATGAAACTGGATTTTACACTTCTGATGAAGAGGATGATGATGGATCTCCAGGAACTGAACTCCCTTTACCATCAAAATCTGAGGCAATAACTGCTTTAGATACTCTGAAAAAATTTCTCAGAAGTCAAGATATGAATGACGGACTTCAAAATTCTTTAGCAGACCTTGAAAATTTTATTAACTCTTTATCACCTAAGTAA